A stretch of Corallococcus macrosporus DNA encodes these proteins:
- a CDS encoding nuclear transport factor 2 family protein gives MASVSWLLLALAANPVAAPAPAPADPKVAVATVLDDWHRAAAVANEPRYFSFFTPDAVFMGTDGTERWTVDQFRAWAKPYFSKGKAWSFKSVSRNVFFSRDGQVAWFDEALDTPNLGPARGSGVLVKDAAGWKIAQYNLSVPIPNDLMGEVTNRIATYSKAKPATPPAPAQPPAKKP, from the coding sequence ATGGCATCCGTCTCCTGGTTGTTGCTGGCGCTTGCTGCAAACCCCGTCGCGGCCCCGGCCCCGGCTCCGGCGGACCCGAAGGTCGCGGTGGCCACGGTGCTGGATGACTGGCACCGCGCGGCGGCCGTCGCGAACGAGCCGCGCTACTTCTCCTTCTTCACGCCGGACGCGGTCTTCATGGGCACGGACGGCACGGAGCGCTGGACGGTGGACCAGTTCCGCGCGTGGGCGAAGCCCTACTTCTCCAAGGGCAAGGCGTGGTCCTTCAAGTCCGTGTCCCGCAACGTCTTCTTCTCCAGGGACGGACAGGTGGCCTGGTTCGACGAGGCGCTGGACACGCCCAACCTGGGCCCCGCGCGCGGCAGCGGCGTGCTGGTGAAGGACGCGGCCGGCTGGAAGATCGCCCAGTACAACCTCTCCGTCCCCATCCCCAACGACTTGATGGGCGAGGTGACGAACCGCATCGCCACGTACTCGAAGGCAAAGCCAGCCACACCGCCCGCCCCGGCGCAGCCGCCTGCCAAGAAGCCTTGA
- a CDS encoding alpha/beta fold hydrolase, with protein MVLESFQVGTGDVPTVMLHGFLGTGRNLRSLAVAWTQADPRRRILLPDLTGHGTSPALSPDADLTTLARDVVDTLEAKGFTGAVDWVGHSLGGRVSLAASLEASERVGSVALLDIAPGPVPLDLSESGYVLDILLRAPPRADSRKDLRANLVGNGLSEGLSDWLLMNLTPDGDGVRWRFDRDALQRLHRRVNGEDLWPAVERPVHPPLRCIRGGRSRYVSEESARRLEAGGCPVALLPDAGHFVHVDGPQAVLAWLMAP; from the coding sequence GTGGTGCTCGAAAGTTTCCAGGTGGGCACGGGCGACGTGCCCACGGTGATGCTGCACGGCTTCCTCGGGACGGGGCGCAACCTGCGCTCACTGGCCGTCGCGTGGACGCAGGCGGATCCGCGCCGCCGCATCCTCCTGCCGGACCTCACCGGCCACGGCACCTCCCCGGCCCTGTCCCCGGACGCGGACCTGACCACGCTCGCGCGCGACGTGGTGGACACGCTCGAGGCGAAGGGCTTCACCGGCGCGGTGGACTGGGTGGGCCACTCGCTGGGCGGCCGCGTGTCCCTGGCCGCGAGCCTGGAGGCCTCCGAGCGTGTGGGCAGCGTGGCGCTGCTCGACATCGCGCCCGGCCCCGTGCCGTTGGATTTGTCGGAGAGCGGCTACGTGCTGGACATCCTCTTGAGGGCCCCGCCGCGCGCCGACAGCCGCAAGGACCTGCGCGCGAACCTCGTGGGCAACGGCCTGTCGGAGGGGCTGTCGGACTGGCTGCTGATGAACCTCACGCCCGACGGTGACGGCGTGCGCTGGCGCTTCGACCGCGACGCGCTCCAGCGGCTGCACCGGCGCGTCAACGGCGAGGACCTGTGGCCCGCGGTGGAGCGCCCCGTCCACCCGCCCCTGCGCTGCATCCGCGGCGGGCGCAGCCGGTACGTGTCGGAAGAGAGCGCGCGGCGGCTGGAGGCCGGCGGCTGCCCCGTGGCCCTGCTCCCCGATGCCGGCCACTTCGTGCACGTGGATGGTCCCCAGGCCGTGCTCGCGTGGCTGATGGCCCCCTGA
- a CDS encoding ZIP family metal transporter: MDTRTVLLVFIAVGLDGLAGLAGGVLSERWLQRRLPALVAFAAGTLLSTVFLEVLPEAVEARGEAAFAWAFASFVALALMEWALGHHHHDAEAAAGHAHGHHPHHHGHPGAPTLPGALLASDALHNVGDGAAVAAAFLVSPHAGFATAFAVIVHELPQEVGDYALLRAAGWSRAKALVALGAVQLTALAGAVGVLLGTRYLPSLQGTVLAIAGGSFLYIGAVDLLPELRRGPDSRQRVVGFLCGLLLIGGLHFAERFAGGHG, encoded by the coding sequence ATGGATACACGGACCGTCCTGCTCGTCTTCATCGCGGTGGGGCTGGACGGCCTGGCCGGACTCGCGGGCGGCGTGCTGTCCGAGCGCTGGCTGCAGCGGCGGCTGCCCGCGCTGGTGGCCTTCGCCGCCGGCACGCTCTTGAGCACGGTGTTCCTGGAGGTGCTCCCGGAGGCGGTGGAGGCGCGGGGCGAGGCCGCCTTCGCGTGGGCCTTCGCCAGCTTCGTCGCGCTGGCGCTGATGGAGTGGGCGCTGGGCCATCACCACCATGACGCGGAGGCCGCCGCGGGACACGCGCACGGCCATCACCCGCATCATCATGGGCACCCCGGCGCGCCCACGCTCCCCGGCGCGCTGCTGGCGTCGGATGCGCTGCACAACGTGGGCGACGGCGCGGCGGTCGCGGCGGCCTTCCTCGTGTCGCCGCACGCGGGCTTCGCCACCGCGTTCGCGGTCATCGTCCACGAGCTGCCGCAGGAGGTGGGCGACTACGCGCTCCTGCGCGCCGCGGGCTGGTCGCGAGCGAAGGCGCTCGTCGCGCTGGGCGCGGTGCAGCTCACGGCCTTGGCGGGCGCGGTGGGCGTGCTCCTGGGCACGCGGTACCTGCCCTCGCTCCAGGGCACGGTGCTGGCCATCGCCGGCGGCTCGTTCCTCTACATCGGCGCGGTGGACCTGCTGCCGGAGCTGCGCCGGGGCCCGGACTCACGCCAGCGCGTGGTGGGCTTCCTCTGCGGGCTGCTGCTCATTGGCGGACTGCACTTCGCGGAGCGCTTCGCGGGAGGCCATGGCTGA
- a CDS encoding SDR family oxidoreductase: protein MQGKTVIVTGASAGIGEALAVALAGRGATVALAARDAQALERVKARCEAAGGKALAVPTDVGDPDACRRLVERTVEAFGGVDVLVNNAGITMHSRFEDVKDLGLYERLMRINYLGAVHCTFHALPYIKARKGLLVAVSSLTGKTGVPMRTGYAASKHAMQGFFDSLRIELLGTGTDVLVVSPGFVATDIRAHALGPEGQPLGKSLRDESAPTMDVDTCVALILRGMERREREVVMTLTGRVGQVLKLVAPALVDRLAARAIRGKQP from the coding sequence ATGCAAGGAAAGACCGTGATTGTCACCGGTGCCTCCGCGGGCATCGGCGAGGCGCTGGCGGTGGCCCTGGCCGGCCGGGGCGCGACCGTGGCGCTGGCGGCGCGGGATGCCCAGGCGCTGGAGCGCGTGAAGGCGCGCTGCGAGGCCGCGGGCGGCAAGGCGCTGGCGGTGCCCACCGACGTGGGCGACCCGGACGCGTGCCGCCGGCTGGTGGAGCGCACGGTGGAGGCGTTCGGCGGCGTGGACGTGCTCGTCAACAACGCGGGCATCACCATGCACTCGCGCTTCGAGGACGTGAAGGACCTGGGCCTCTACGAGCGCCTCATGCGCATCAACTACCTGGGCGCGGTGCACTGCACCTTCCACGCGCTGCCGTACATCAAGGCGCGCAAGGGGCTGCTCGTCGCCGTGTCGTCGCTGACGGGCAAGACAGGCGTGCCCATGCGCACCGGCTACGCGGCCAGCAAGCACGCCATGCAGGGCTTCTTCGATTCGCTGCGCATCGAACTGTTGGGCACCGGCACCGACGTGCTCGTGGTGTCGCCGGGCTTCGTGGCCACGGACATCCGCGCGCACGCGCTGGGCCCGGAGGGCCAGCCCCTGGGCAAGAGCCTCCGCGACGAGTCCGCCCCCACCATGGACGTGGACACCTGCGTGGCCCTCATCCTGCGCGGCATGGAGCGCCGCGAGCGGGAGGTCGTGATGACGCTCACCGGCCGCGTGGGACAGGTGCTCAAGCTGGTGGCGCCGGCGCTGGTGGACCGGCTGGCCGCGCGCGCCATCCGCGGCAAGCAGCCCTGA